In the genome of Botrytis cinerea B05.10 chromosome 5, complete sequence, one region contains:
- the Bcssu72 gene encoding Bcssu72, giving the protein MSQAPVSTANSGSTPQFASNGERVDSGGFKLKFCTVCASNNNRSMESHLRLAAAHYPVISFGTGSLVRLPGPSITQPNVYQFNKTSYDSMYKELESKDPRLYRANGILNMLGRNRSVKWGPERWQDWQVGVPRLQHSTDQGADGVEGGVVDIVITCEERCWDAVVDDLLNRGSPLNRPVHVINVDIKDNHEEALVGGRGILDLADSLNKAAAEERELNPAGFDSGSAHSRAGFDERVPEIIGEWQERWPNLPAVWTLAWF; this is encoded by the exons atgtCTCAAGCTCCAGTATCGACTGCCAATAGCGGTAGCACACCTCAGTTCGCGTCAAACGGTGAACGAGTAGATTCGGGAGgcttcaaactcaaattctGCACTGTTTGTGCCAGTAACAATAATAG ATCCATGGAATCACACCTACGTCTCGCTGCTGCTCACTACCCTGTAATATCTTTTGGAACAGGTTCTTTAGTTAGATTACCAGGACCTTCCATAACACAACCTAATGTCTACCAATTCAACAAGACTTCATATGATAGCATGTATAAAGAACTCGAATCCAAAGATCCGCGTCTCTATCGCGCAAATGGTATCTTGAATATGCTTGGGCGGAATAGATCAGTAAAATGGGGGCCGGAGAGATGGCAAGATTGGCAAGTCGGTGTTCCAAGACTACAACATAGTACAGATCAAGGTGCCGACGGAGTAGAAGGAGGTGTCGTTGACATTGTTATTACCTGTGAAGAAAGATGCTGGGATGCAGTCGTGGATGACCTCCTCAATCGTGGCTCCCCATTAAATCGTCCAGTGCATGTCATCAatgttgatatcaaagatAATCATGAAGAGGCTCTAGTCGGCGGCAGGGGAATTCTTGACCTTGCCGATTCCCTCAATAAAGCTGCTGCCGAGGAAAGAGAACTCAATCCTGCCGGGTTTGACAGTGGTAGTGCTCATAGCAGGGCAGGCTTCGATGAAAGAGTGCCGGAAATAATCGGAGAGTGGCAGGAAAGATGGCCAAATCTACCAGCAGTATGGACATTGGCATGGTTTTGA
- the Bcnbp2 gene encoding Bcnbp2 produces MAAVISPTSPATSPPPVSSPSSNPNHPSLPPLNTSPTAKRPNLQRPTSHASKNRLSQYSNYSAPSRSRPPSHIFPVFHSSLSYTTVRDFAYPSLHPMHYGPPPEPSQPPSGLSTPASESHKRLSDPPTSWDSRGSWGPGPWGGDGFMKGEQLAPIHFGDGPPWSEDEDLQSPVVVSSRHRKHKSSVGEYGAHSRGRGRAPRDGERRTSMLSQENFEDDGGYFAGNSGENSERYYVNQGDEANGPGGEYVAYPSELARRSMLAPYNVPGQRDSHFAALLPSRSYTDESGQDYRSESDASSTASSPGMTRHDESRYSRDYQFTIASPDEEMHGKAVALFDFERENENELPLVEGQVIWVSYRHGQGWLVAEDPKTQESGLVPEEYVRLLRDIQGGLNSLTGQVELASPVGGDSGTPTQAEHNQAFGHNPSSSSGSNGYQQPVVSTFSTSSQDLHLYPQHLLGTQAGQAPPQVIHYHGQRGGSQANTPTIPSSHEGLIERPSSQEAKNGQLEEQSSSNTAPIESTHIDSEVKLSPSIPGQDPEKLLHSSNNDTTNETHETPAR; encoded by the coding sequence ATGGCAGCCGTAATTTCTCCAACGTCTCCAGCTACGTCCCCACCACCAGTTAGTTCTCCCTCATCGAACCCTAACCATCCTTCCCTCCCACCTTTAAACACTTCACCAACCGCAAAGCGACCAAATTTGCAACGTCCTACATCTCATGCCTCAAAGAATAGGTTATCACAATACTCGAATTATTCTGCGCCGTCTCGTTCGCGACCTCCCTCACATATCTTTCCGGTCTTTCATTCTAGTCTTTCATACACGACAGTTCGCGATTTCGCATACCCTTCTCTGCATCCTATGCACTATGGACCGCCTCCAGAGCCGTCTCAACCACCATCCGGTCTTTCGACACCAGCTAGCGAATCGCATAAACGATTGTCAGATCCTCCAACCTCATGGGATAGTCGCGGATCTTGGGGACCTGGCCCATGGGGTGGTGATGGATTTATGAAGGGGGAACAATTGGCGCCTATACACTTTGGTGATGGACCTCCATGgagtgaagatgaggatCTACAAAGTCCGGTGGTGGTTAGTTCACGCCACAGGAAGCACAAATCGTCAGTAGGAGAATATGGGGCACATTCGcgtgggagagggagagcgCCCAGGGATGGAGAGCGCAGAACAAGCATGCTAAGTCAAGAGAACTTTGAGGACGACGGAGGATATTTCGCCGGTAACAGTGGTGAGAATAGCGAAAGATATTATGTCAATCAAGGAGATGAGGCAAATGGACCTGGTGGAGAATATGTGGCATACCCCTCGGAGTTGGCAAGACGCTCAATGCTAGCGCCATATAATGTTCCAGGTCAACGAGATTCTCACTTCGCTGCCCTTTTACCTAGTCGCTCATATACAGACGAGAGTGGCCAAGATTACCGCTCGGAGTCTGATGCTTCGAGTACTGCATCATCGCCTGGCATGACTAGACATGATGAATCGAGATATTCTCGCGATTATCAGTTCACAATTGCCTCGCCAGACGAAGAGATGCATGGTAAAGCCGTCGCATTATTTGACTTTGAACgagagaatgaaaatgaattgcCTTTGGTAGAGGGACAAGTGATTTGGGTCTCATATCGACATGGCCAAGGCTGGCTTGTCGCAGAAGATCCCAAGACACAGGAAAGCGGTTTGGTTCCTGAAGAATATGTTAGACTACTGAGAGATATCCAAGGAGGCTTAAACAGTTTAACAGGACAAGTTGAGCTTGCTAGTCCTGTAGGAGGTGACTCAGGTACACCCACTCAAGCAGAACACAATCAAGCATTCGGGCACAATCCAAGTTCAAGTAGTGGGAGCAATGGATATCAACAACCTGTAGTATCTACCTTCTCGACATCCTCTCAAGATTTACACCTATatcctcaacatcttctgGGAACACAGGCGGGCCAAGCTCCACCTCAAGTTATACATTATCATGGGCAACGAGGTGGCAGTCAAGCCAACACGCCAACTATACCTAGCTCCCATGAGGGTCTCATAGAAAGACCTAGTAGTCAAGAAGCTAAAAATGGGCAGCTTGAAGAGCAATCGAGTAGTAATACAGCACCTATTGAATCCACTCATATAGATTCGGAAGTAAAGCTCTCGCCGTCAATCCCCGGTCAAGATCCCGAAAAACTCCTCCATTCTTCTAATAATGATACAACAAACGAAACACACGAAACTCCGGCTCGATAA